From Fimbriimonadia bacterium, a single genomic window includes:
- the murJ gene encoding murein biosynthesis integral membrane protein MurJ — translation MSQVPGGTTVARASGIMIAAILLSRILGQARETVIAFRFGQGVDADMYRAAFSVPDLLFFLIAGGALSSAFIPVFSEYFHTDRKEEAWRLFGIMATFMGLVVGGFVILTEVFAYELVRVVAPGFGPEQAATTAYLSRIVLPAQFAFFLGGLLFATFYARNHFLTPALAPNIYNLGIICGALFLVPVVEPPVSALMWGALAGAMVGSLIIPVWVFRRTGGVYKPGLDLKDPRVVKVFKLMLPVVLGLSLPGVYALLVRAMASTADPGSVAAVENANRIMQAPLGIFGQALALAVFPSLSLFAARKEWDNFSATLHRSLRVVLFLTIPASALLLAVPEDILRTLLQYGKFRPEDTEYAASALRLFAIGVPAWSAQAVLMRGFFSLQDTLTPVILGTVTTAIFLPLSWALMHTEIGYAGLALGVSLSATLLFVLMLVGIRRKIGTLEGRRLTGLLSGSLAAAALASGIGVLLAGLVRTALLQSVGQPNVASALAALTCLCCIAVMYLWIGKLLGLEETKYALSMVARRFGTRKQPDEGPPTS, via the coding sequence GTGTCGCAAGTTCCCGGCGGGACTACCGTAGCCCGCGCGTCCGGCATCATGATCGCCGCGATCCTTCTCTCCCGCATTCTCGGTCAGGCGCGGGAGACGGTCATCGCCTTCCGGTTCGGACAGGGCGTGGATGCGGACATGTACCGCGCGGCCTTCTCGGTACCCGACCTCCTCTTCTTCCTCATAGCGGGTGGCGCTCTCTCCTCTGCATTCATCCCGGTGTTCTCGGAATACTTCCACACGGATCGTAAGGAAGAGGCATGGCGGCTTTTCGGCATCATGGCCACGTTCATGGGTCTAGTCGTCGGCGGCTTCGTGATCCTCACCGAAGTGTTCGCCTACGAGTTGGTTCGTGTGGTGGCCCCGGGATTCGGCCCGGAGCAAGCTGCTACCACGGCCTACCTCAGCCGAATCGTCCTGCCGGCACAGTTCGCATTCTTCCTCGGAGGGCTGCTGTTCGCAACCTTCTATGCGCGCAATCACTTTCTGACGCCGGCGCTCGCGCCGAACATCTACAACCTGGGCATCATTTGTGGGGCCCTCTTCCTGGTGCCCGTCGTCGAGCCGCCCGTGTCTGCCCTCATGTGGGGCGCGCTCGCAGGAGCGATGGTAGGCAGCCTCATCATCCCCGTGTGGGTATTTCGCAGGACCGGTGGCGTGTACAAGCCAGGCCTCGACCTGAAGGACCCCCGCGTGGTAAAGGTGTTCAAGCTGATGCTGCCCGTGGTGTTAGGCCTGTCGCTGCCGGGAGTGTATGCATTGCTCGTCCGCGCGATGGCCTCCACTGCCGACCCCGGCTCCGTCGCAGCCGTGGAGAACGCGAATCGGATCATGCAAGCTCCGCTCGGCATCTTCGGTCAGGCGCTCGCACTCGCAGTGTTCCCGAGTCTCTCGCTTTTTGCCGCACGCAAGGAGTGGGACAATTTCTCGGCGACCCTGCATCGGAGTCTGCGGGTAGTGCTCTTCCTGACTATCCCGGCCTCGGCCCTTCTCCTAGCCGTGCCGGAAGACATTCTGCGCACGCTGCTGCAATATGGGAAGTTCCGACCGGAAGACACCGAGTACGCGGCATCGGCGCTGCGCCTATTCGCTATCGGCGTGCCCGCATGGTCGGCGCAAGCGGTGTTGATGCGCGGGTTCTTCTCGCTTCAGGACACACTAACACCTGTCATTCTCGGCACGGTGACGACTGCAATCTTCTTGCCGCTCAGCTGGGCGCTTATGCACACCGAGATCGGCTACGCTGGGTTGGCGCTGGGGGTATCGCTGTCCGCAACGCTCCTGTTCGTGCTGATGCTGGTCGGCATTCGCAGGAAGATCGGGACTCTGGAGGGACGGCGCTTGACCGGCCTGCTAAGTGGATCGCTGGCAGCCGCAGCCCTCGCGTCCGGCATCGGGGTACTCCTGGCAGGATTGGTGCGAACCGCACTGCTGCAGAGTGTGGGACAACCGAACGTGGCGTCCGCCCTCGCGGCCCTAACGTGCCTCTGTTGCATCGCAGTGATGTACCTATGGATTGGCAAACTGCTCGGTTTGGAGGAGACGAAGTACGCGCTCAGCATGGTAGCACGCCGCTTCGGCACCCGAAAGCAGCCCGACGAGGGCCCACCTACGAGCTAA
- a CDS encoding fructose-bisphosphate aldolase yields MATLAPVKRWTLDEMDQHGTGKVARLRRLMYRHGPGNGTMLLLPIDQGLEHGPRDFFPNPDSADPEYELKLAKEGNFSAIVFQYGLAEKYMRSYAGHVPLVLKVNGKTEIPPSDAALSCMIAGVEDACRLGADAVGYTLYVGSPNQYEDFANFQQVRREAEQLGIPIIVWAYPRGEYVDKKGGAESVYAIDYAARVACELGSDVVKINFPKKVSPEKQAMMPKPYNELQESDAEMIRRVIASAGKQFVIISGGSKDTDEEVVRKVELSMEAGATGLIFGRNVWQRPWPEAMNIVARFREILLRYSR; encoded by the coding sequence ATGGCAACACTAGCACCGGTCAAGCGCTGGACGCTCGACGAAATGGACCAGCATGGGACGGGTAAGGTCGCTCGGCTGCGAAGGCTCATGTATCGGCACGGACCCGGCAACGGCACGATGCTGCTCCTGCCGATTGACCAAGGCCTAGAGCACGGACCGCGCGACTTCTTCCCGAACCCAGACTCTGCCGACCCTGAGTACGAATTGAAGCTGGCGAAGGAAGGCAACTTCAGCGCAATCGTCTTTCAGTACGGCCTCGCCGAGAAGTACATGCGTTCGTACGCCGGCCACGTTCCGCTGGTACTCAAGGTGAACGGTAAGACCGAGATCCCGCCCTCCGATGCCGCTCTCTCTTGCATGATTGCCGGCGTGGAGGACGCATGCCGCTTGGGCGCAGACGCTGTCGGCTATACGCTGTATGTCGGCTCGCCGAATCAGTACGAGGACTTCGCGAACTTCCAGCAGGTGCGGCGGGAGGCGGAGCAGCTCGGCATCCCGATCATCGTCTGGGCTTACCCGCGCGGCGAATACGTGGACAAAAAGGGTGGCGCGGAAAGCGTGTACGCGATTGACTATGCCGCACGCGTGGCCTGTGAGCTGGGCAGCGACGTCGTGAAGATCAACTTCCCGAAGAAGGTCTCGCCCGAGAAACAGGCGATGATGCCCAAGCCCTACAACGAGCTTCAGGAGAGCGATGCGGAGATGATCCGCCGCGTGATCGCCTCGGCAGGCAAGCAGTTCGTGATCATATCCGGCGGCTCGAAGGATACGGACGAGGAAGTAGTGCGGAAGGTCGAGCTTTCGATGGAAGCCGGCGCGACGGGCCTCATCTTCGGTCGCAACGTATGGCAGCGACCTTGGCCGGAGGCGATGAATATCGTGGCTCGGTTCCGAGAGATACTTCTGCGCTACAGCCGCTGA
- a CDS encoding TlpA family protein disulfide reductase — translation MLIPLLAAALLVSANRNTSVTVEMKPVLEGVQKERRQGKPQGILLGEPPSFLRKPISGVVKYGTLRLDGDDFVVAVSMDQPEDWTIYLDSDRNGEFGDGERLVTNRAQTKAVGTDGKPFDMFTVVAQTTLYRTQDDQRLAYPLTLAIAQPAPTSPAPKDTIIVVRDYMRAGKAKIGQREYDLVLDDPAVNGHFTLGGNAAADLELLIDLDGDGHFNPFFEKLPLDGAFHLDGSAYRVTSINRSGTRLVLGGGDAAAATENSPNFWGTAKGDTIAPFEAPLLDGKTLRFPDDVKGKKVLFMTWSSLRQDCPPIMRQLSAMQDRLADTGLRVIGINLDGKEQRDAVKRVLPVTLPNAPHIFEGTGLSGPVARRLGVTRAPAMLLVDGDTGRVIVPFHEAEWAKANDWLAKALGLQTKGTGFPPSQK, via the coding sequence ATGCTGATTCCACTTTTAGCTGCCGCACTCCTTGTCTCGGCCAACCGCAACACTTCGGTGACCGTCGAGATGAAGCCGGTGCTCGAGGGAGTGCAGAAGGAACGCAGACAAGGTAAGCCCCAGGGAATCCTGCTCGGCGAACCTCCAAGCTTCCTGCGCAAACCTATCTCAGGAGTCGTAAAGTACGGGACGCTGCGCCTCGATGGCGATGACTTCGTCGTGGCCGTCTCGATGGACCAGCCCGAGGACTGGACGATCTACCTGGATTCGGACCGGAACGGGGAGTTCGGAGACGGGGAGAGGCTGGTCACCAACCGAGCACAGACCAAGGCTGTAGGGACGGATGGAAAGCCGTTCGACATGTTCACGGTGGTCGCGCAGACGACTCTATACCGCACCCAGGATGACCAAAGGCTGGCCTATCCTCTTACGCTCGCCATCGCCCAGCCCGCGCCGACATCCCCAGCCCCAAAGGACACCATCATCGTCGTGCGCGATTACATGCGTGCCGGCAAGGCCAAGATCGGCCAGCGCGAATACGACCTCGTGTTGGACGACCCTGCGGTGAACGGCCACTTCACTCTGGGTGGCAACGCTGCTGCCGACCTGGAGCTGCTGATCGACCTGGACGGGGACGGACACTTCAACCCCTTCTTCGAGAAGCTTCCGCTGGACGGCGCCTTCCATCTGGATGGCTCGGCATATCGGGTGACTAGCATCAACCGGTCGGGCACACGCCTAGTGCTCGGGGGCGGCGATGCGGCTGCTGCAACCGAAAACAGCCCCAACTTCTGGGGGACGGCCAAGGGAGACACGATCGCTCCGTTCGAAGCCCCGCTGCTCGACGGCAAAACGCTTAGGTTTCCGGACGACGTGAAGGGTAAGAAGGTGCTCTTCATGACCTGGTCCAGCCTGCGCCAAGACTGTCCGCCCATCATGCGGCAGCTATCGGCTATGCAGGACCGCCTCGCCGACACAGGCCTGCGGGTTATCGGCATCAACCTGGACGGCAAGGAGCAGAGGGATGCTGTGAAACGAGTGTTGCCCGTGACACTTCCGAACGCGCCGCACATCTTCGAGGGCACGGGCCTTTCGGGGCCTGTCGCCCGACGCCTGGGGGTGACACGGGCACCCGCAATGCTGCTAGTGGACGGGGACACCGGCCGAGTGATCGTCCCCTTCCACGAGGCAGAGTGGGCGAAAGCCAACGACTGGCTGGCAAAAGCCCTTGGCCTGCAAACGAAGGGCACTGGATTCCCGCCTTCGCAGAAATGA
- a CDS encoding PEP-CTERM sorting domain-containing protein, translating into MRRTAFMSLLVASVLSLGLTSQARAHNAYWTGSFTSTGEDAAVFLEHVDEAPWAGWVIVTVTNESDVAWGDFHFKIFSTGQDVSNVDWVVDPPYEPQGRNFDYWVVDNAPPTGATLDLYFWSDPVLVGETVTLSVYNVNPDHVNFGVCFYPTPVPEPSTLAALASGIVGLAALARRRAR; encoded by the coding sequence ATGAGGCGAACTGCCTTCATGTCGCTATTAGTCGCGTCTGTTCTGTCGCTCGGCCTGACCAGCCAGGCGAGAGCGCATAACGCGTACTGGACCGGCTCGTTTACCTCCACGGGAGAGGACGCCGCTGTGTTCCTGGAGCACGTGGACGAAGCCCCGTGGGCGGGCTGGGTCATTGTTACGGTTACGAACGAGAGCGACGTTGCGTGGGGAGATTTTCACTTCAAGATCTTCTCCACGGGACAGGACGTCTCGAACGTGGATTGGGTCGTGGATCCGCCCTATGAGCCGCAGGGCCGCAACTTCGACTACTGGGTGGTGGACAACGCTCCGCCAACCGGTGCGACGTTGGACCTGTACTTCTGGAGTGATCCGGTTCTGGTTGGCGAGACAGTAACGCTCAGCGTCTATAACGTCAACCCGGATCACGTCAACTTCGGTGTCTGCTTCTACCCGACACCGGTTCCGGAGCCTTCGACCCTCGCCGCGTTGGCAAGTGGCATCGTGGGCCTCGCTGCGCTCGCCCGCCGACGGGCACGCTAG
- the rpiB gene encoding ribose 5-phosphate isomerase B — translation MRIALGSDHAGYELKERARAWLADRGFQTEDLGPSGLEAVDYPDFAHAVCDRVTGGKADLGVLVCKTGIGMCIAANKLPGIRAAHPANEEEAFLARSHNNANVLCLGGGTTDPDAAIAVLDMFVSTPFSNEERHIRRLAKIEALEQ, via the coding sequence ATGAGAATCGCACTCGGCAGTGACCACGCTGGATACGAACTGAAGGAGCGAGCCAGAGCATGGCTGGCGGATAGGGGCTTCCAAACCGAGGACCTCGGCCCGAGCGGGCTCGAAGCCGTGGACTATCCGGACTTCGCGCACGCTGTATGCGACCGTGTAACCGGCGGCAAAGCCGACCTGGGAGTCTTGGTGTGTAAGACCGGGATCGGCATGTGCATCGCCGCAAACAAGCTGCCCGGAATCAGAGCAGCGCACCCGGCGAACGAGGAGGAAGCATTCCTCGCGCGGAGCCACAATAATGCCAACGTGCTGTGCCTAGGCGGTGGGACCACCGACCCCGACGCGGCTATCGCTGTGCTGGACATGTTCGTTAGCACGCCATTCTCCAACGAGGAGCGACACATTCGCCGATTGGCGAAGATAGAAGCCCTCGAGCAATGA
- the acpS gene encoding holo-ACP synthase, giving the protein MSVRGIGMDVIEIGRIRLVRDSLPRFARRICTERELTAIGPDPLAQSLAGRFAAKEAVAKALGRSFRWHDVEILPDAMGKPMVALSGPAREMTGGGEVLVSITHTRTVAAATALWVEE; this is encoded by the coding sequence ATGAGCGTGCGTGGCATTGGCATGGACGTGATCGAGATCGGTCGCATCCGACTGGTCCGAGATTCTCTGCCTCGGTTCGCGCGCCGGATATGCACGGAGAGGGAGCTGACAGCCATAGGCCCCGACCCGTTGGCGCAATCGTTGGCGGGCAGGTTTGCGGCTAAAGAAGCGGTGGCAAAGGCGCTCGGGCGGTCCTTCCGTTGGCACGACGTCGAGATCTTGCCGGATGCCATGGGAAAGCCAATGGTAGCTCTGAGCGGTCCGGCGCGGGAGATGACCGGAGGTGGCGAGGTGCTGGTCAGCATCACGCACACGCGAACCGTCGCAGCCGCCACTGCGCTGTGGGTGGAGGAGTGA
- a CDS encoding serine hydroxymethyltransferase, whose translation MESAYANADVERLRTASLAETDPEVYAAIEAEKKRQERNLELIASENIASRAVLEALGSVMTDKYAEGYPGKRYYGGCENVDVAENLAIERAKKLFGAQHANVQPHSGAQANMGVYFTVLQPGDTMMAMNLAHGGHLTHGSPVNFSGIFYNVIPYGVRKDTEVIDYDELRDLALRHRPKLIVAGATVYPRVIDFALIRQIADETGALLMVDMAHPAGLIAAGEYPSPVPHAHFVTSTTHKTLRGPRGGLILCGEEHAAAINKTVFPGVQGGPLMHCIAAKAVAFGEALRPEFKAYQRQVRLNAQALAEGMKEEGFRIIAGGTDSHLALADVTPFGCTGKEAQIALDEVNITTNRNMIPFDTQKPFVTSGIRVGTPAVTTRGMKEAEMRQIASLLARGLRHRADEAVRAALREEVQALTARFPVHG comes from the coding sequence ATGGAATCCGCATACGCCAACGCCGACGTTGAGCGACTTCGCACCGCGTCACTTGCTGAGACCGACCCCGAGGTCTATGCTGCCATCGAGGCCGAGAAGAAGCGACAGGAGCGCAACTTAGAGCTGATTGCGAGCGAGAACATCGCAAGCCGTGCCGTGCTGGAGGCGCTTGGCTCGGTCATGACCGACAAGTACGCGGAGGGGTATCCCGGGAAGCGCTACTACGGCGGGTGCGAAAACGTGGACGTGGCAGAAAACCTGGCCATCGAACGTGCGAAAAAGCTGTTCGGTGCACAGCATGCCAACGTCCAACCTCACAGTGGCGCGCAGGCCAACATGGGTGTGTACTTCACGGTGCTGCAGCCGGGCGACACCATGATGGCCATGAACCTCGCTCACGGCGGCCACCTAACCCATGGTAGCCCGGTCAACTTCAGCGGCATATTCTACAACGTCATCCCCTATGGCGTGCGAAAGGACACCGAGGTAATTGACTACGACGAGCTGCGCGATCTAGCACTCCGCCACAGGCCGAAGCTGATCGTGGCGGGCGCAACCGTCTACCCGAGGGTGATTGACTTCGCACTGATCCGGCAGATCGCGGACGAGACAGGTGCGCTGCTGATGGTGGATATGGCTCACCCGGCCGGCCTCATCGCTGCAGGTGAGTACCCGAGCCCCGTGCCTCACGCACATTTTGTTACCTCTACCACGCACAAGACGCTGCGTGGACCACGAGGTGGGTTGATCCTCTGTGGAGAGGAGCACGCCGCGGCCATCAACAAGACTGTGTTCCCCGGCGTACAAGGCGGGCCGCTGATGCACTGCATCGCTGCCAAAGCGGTGGCTTTCGGAGAGGCGCTGCGCCCCGAGTTCAAAGCTTATCAGCGTCAGGTTCGGCTGAATGCACAAGCGTTGGCCGAAGGGATGAAGGAAGAGGGTTTTCGCATCATCGCGGGCGGGACGGACAGCCACCTCGCGCTGGCGGACGTAACACCGTTCGGCTGCACGGGCAAGGAGGCGCAGATCGCGCTGGACGAGGTCAACATTACCACGAACCGCAACATGATCCCCTTCGACACGCAGAAGCCGTTCGTCACCAGCGGGATCCGCGTGGGTACTCCTGCCGTTACCACACGAGGGATGAAGGAAGCCGAGATGCGCCAGATCGCGTCGTTGCTAGCACGCGGCCTGCGCCACCGTGCGGACGAGGCTGTGCGAGCGGCTCTTCGCGAAGAGGTTCAGGCGCTCACCGCTCGCTTCCCCGTGCATGGATAG
- a CDS encoding polysaccharide biosynthesis/export family protein, whose protein sequence is MGRRLLFSRYLSVVLGLLSIGFFTAALAQGPEEESTIRAGDRLYINIEGKVAQYTVGQDGTVDVPPFGRQQLADKKPSEAAEMLAELGKQRKYAEQPEFRLEGLQLDDEGRIVSNGEVRVFVGGQQYTRLVKMDGVLEVPQVGPVRVAGLTPAEAIASIAESWQAAQAFRVHVTFVNGFILHGAMWWLAVIGILIVSLIIILLLARVGTRFRRWIIATCVFLAGLFWATEFFFPTGTFGYPEGQNFLTPRISDTITPMTNVMAGLLLGLGVYSLLRVHGSRIRKRGENWVFSFVLLLCIPVMAFIVLQYRSPDNPYSAPQFFQDAHKLLFENMFAQMEAAMFSMIAFFIMSAAYRAFRLRSIEASILMLCALIVFLGLLPLGQFLTSFIPADTLVGSLRLENVAQWLLTVINTPALRAVEFGIGVGLLAMSLRIWLNLERGALFD, encoded by the coding sequence ATGGGGCGCAGATTGCTCTTCTCCCGTTATCTTTCTGTCGTCCTCGGCTTGTTGTCCATAGGCTTCTTCACCGCTGCTCTGGCCCAGGGCCCCGAGGAAGAGTCGACGATTCGTGCAGGCGACAGGCTTTACATCAACATCGAGGGCAAGGTCGCCCAATACACAGTCGGGCAGGATGGCACCGTTGATGTCCCACCGTTCGGTAGGCAACAGCTTGCCGATAAGAAGCCGTCCGAAGCGGCCGAGATGCTCGCAGAGCTGGGCAAGCAACGCAAGTACGCCGAGCAGCCAGAGTTCCGCCTAGAAGGCCTCCAGCTCGACGACGAAGGACGCATCGTCTCCAACGGTGAGGTGCGGGTTTTCGTCGGCGGTCAGCAATATACGCGCCTGGTCAAGATGGACGGGGTGCTGGAGGTTCCGCAAGTGGGGCCTGTACGTGTAGCGGGTCTGACACCGGCAGAGGCGATCGCTTCCATCGCAGAGTCGTGGCAGGCAGCCCAGGCCTTTCGCGTGCACGTCACCTTCGTGAACGGTTTCATCCTCCATGGGGCAATGTGGTGGTTGGCCGTTATCGGCATCCTCATTGTCTCCCTGATCATCATTCTGCTGCTGGCGCGTGTCGGCACCCGGTTCCGACGTTGGATCATCGCAACTTGTGTGTTTCTGGCCGGTCTGTTCTGGGCGACCGAGTTCTTCTTCCCGACAGGTACATTCGGGTATCCCGAAGGTCAGAACTTCCTAACACCGCGTATATCCGACACCATCACTCCCATGACGAACGTGATGGCGGGTCTGTTGCTCGGATTAGGTGTGTATTCGCTGCTGCGAGTGCACGGCAGCAGGATACGGAAACGCGGCGAGAACTGGGTGTTCAGTTTCGTTCTGCTGTTGTGCATACCGGTCATGGCGTTCATAGTGCTCCAGTATCGCAGCCCTGACAACCCGTACTCTGCGCCTCAGTTCTTCCAGGACGCACACAAGCTTCTCTTCGAGAACATGTTCGCTCAGATGGAAGCTGCTATGTTCTCGATGATTGCGTTCTTCATCATGTCCGCCGCGTATCGGGCGTTCCGACTACGCTCGATAGAGGCTTCCATATTGATGCTGTGCGCGCTAATCGTGTTTCTCGGCCTCCTGCCGCTCGGCCAGTTCCTGACTAGCTTCATCCCCGCCGATACGCTCGTGGGATCGCTGAGGCTGGAGAACGTGGCCCAGTGGCTGCTTACTGTCATCAACACGCCGGCACTGCGTGCCGTCGAGTTCGGAATCGGTGTCGGCCTATTGGCCATGTCATTGCGCATCTGGCTGAACCTGGAGCGCGGTGCACTGTTCGACTAG
- the purN gene encoding phosphoribosylglycinamide formyltransferase, with protein sequence MNGRRARLVLMASGVSRGSNMRAIIAATRDGRVSADVVGAILTRSDSPALTMLQEHDVPVTILSPKELGEQYGARLLETLASMQPDLICLAGYMRLLPEAVVRSYPQRILNIHPALLPKYGGKGMYGERVHEAVIAAGEGESGCTVHYVDEEYDHGEILLQTRVPVLPDDTPESLAHRILPMEHETYPRAIAIALERLDSPSASR encoded by the coding sequence ATGAACGGTAGACGTGCTCGACTCGTGCTGATGGCTTCCGGCGTGTCGCGCGGCAGCAATATGCGAGCGATCATCGCCGCGACGAGGGACGGTCGCGTGAGCGCAGACGTGGTAGGTGCCATCCTAACACGCTCCGACTCCCCCGCGCTCACGATGTTGCAGGAGCACGACGTGCCCGTCACCATACTGTCTCCCAAAGAACTCGGTGAGCAATACGGGGCTCGGCTGCTCGAGACACTCGCATCCATGCAGCCTGACCTGATATGCCTCGCGGGGTACATGCGGCTCCTACCGGAGGCCGTCGTCCGCTCCTACCCCCAACGCATTCTCAACATCCACCCTGCGCTGCTGCCGAAGTACGGCGGCAAGGGAATGTATGGCGAAAGAGTGCACGAGGCGGTAATCGCAGCGGGGGAGGGCGAGTCGGGTTGCACGGTGCACTACGTGGACGAAGAGTACGATCACGGCGAGATCTTGCTGCAGACGAGAGTGCCGGTTCTGCCGGACGACACGCCCGAGTCGCTGGCGCACCGAATCCTTCCGATGGAGCACGAGACGTACCCGAGGGCCATCGCTATCGCGCTCGAACGGCTTGACTCGCCCAGCGCGTCTCGGTAG
- a CDS encoding DUF3857 domain-containing protein encodes MIGFAMLVLSAVAHLGSQEHAFWQDEMVADEQIRQLAATVPEDSDAPSAVVLDRTVVVLFKDGKSYEVTQHAVKISKETGLNEGWESDYVSYNSFYSKVPFFEARTLLPDGEVVAVKQSDIRRSVVQEGRGSIRFDFPRVTVGAILYYAYVEEYEREVMPGHFAGSWRYWSGTPVVRSTLVIESPAETALRIRHVNGSPQESTEMIDGGKRVRKTWQMERLEKLDKEHWMPPPDEMCPFTEYTTTAAWSDISKWYWGVTSPMMTLGNEAEQAMKVAVGDATEPLTKAEKIWDWVTKNLRYVSTALGDGTHKPVPPDETFKRQFGDCKDQSVFLAAALKKHGIQSQLALLAASQKRKFDDSLPNIHRFDHVVVVAKVDGQDYWLDPAAGQSLFGLVPESVRGVPVLLVDESGGSVVTAPKRNDFEPDSTRSVLSIELMEDGAANVMVRIQTPPGIRREIDDPKVEDSKKYFDQVFKTMLESLFPTVKGVVVEISDPDKLGQMGEVVVKGKASKVGTRIGDMLLLDVLTEEAEDTEIDMEDYVGKNGKRDHPFVFVADDPEEDEIEVRVPPGWEVVECLKPLELTRPGMRWTRTVTRDGEWIRIKSRTEYFEARLPASDLDKVLEAEEAWRKASEGKVVLRVPAGK; translated from the coding sequence ATGATCGGTTTTGCGATGCTCGTTCTGTCAGCCGTAGCCCATCTCGGAAGCCAGGAGCACGCTTTCTGGCAGGACGAGATGGTGGCCGACGAGCAGATACGACAGTTGGCTGCGACGGTCCCCGAAGACTCGGACGCGCCGTCCGCGGTAGTGCTCGATCGAACGGTAGTGGTGCTGTTCAAGGACGGCAAGTCTTACGAGGTCACGCAGCACGCTGTGAAGATTTCGAAGGAGACGGGGCTGAACGAGGGCTGGGAGAGCGATTACGTATCTTATAACAGCTTCTACTCCAAAGTCCCCTTCTTCGAGGCTCGCACCCTCCTGCCCGACGGCGAAGTGGTAGCGGTAAAGCAGTCGGACATTCGTCGTTCCGTAGTGCAGGAGGGGCGCGGCTCGATCCGTTTCGACTTTCCTCGCGTCACCGTAGGAGCCATCTTGTACTACGCCTATGTGGAGGAGTACGAGCGCGAAGTGATGCCGGGGCATTTTGCAGGCTCATGGAGGTACTGGAGCGGTACCCCGGTAGTCCGCAGCACGTTGGTTATCGAATCCCCCGCCGAGACGGCCCTCCGCATTCGACACGTGAACGGCTCGCCACAGGAAAGCACAGAGATGATCGATGGCGGCAAGCGAGTTCGAAAGACGTGGCAGATGGAACGCTTGGAGAAACTGGACAAGGAACATTGGATGCCGCCGCCCGACGAGATGTGCCCGTTCACAGAGTACACGACCACCGCAGCATGGTCGGACATCTCAAAGTGGTATTGGGGTGTCACCTCCCCGATGATGACCCTCGGCAACGAAGCGGAACAAGCCATGAAGGTAGCAGTCGGAGACGCCACGGAGCCTCTGACGAAGGCGGAGAAGATCTGGGACTGGGTGACGAAAAACCTTCGCTACGTTTCCACTGCTCTGGGTGACGGTACGCACAAGCCGGTTCCGCCAGACGAGACTTTCAAGCGGCAGTTCGGCGACTGCAAAGACCAAAGCGTGTTCCTGGCTGCGGCACTGAAGAAACATGGAATCCAATCGCAGCTTGCCTTACTCGCCGCCAGCCAGAAGCGCAAATTCGACGATTCTCTGCCGAACATCCACCGCTTCGACCATGTCGTCGTCGTGGCCAAGGTGGATGGGCAGGATTATTGGCTCGACCCGGCCGCCGGTCAGTCGCTGTTCGGACTGGTGCCGGAGTCGGTCCGCGGCGTCCCCGTGCTGCTGGTAGACGAGAGCGGTGGCTCGGTGGTGACCGCGCCGAAGCGCAACGACTTCGAGCCGGACAGCACGCGGAGCGTGCTGTCTATCGAGCTGATGGAAGACGGGGCTGCGAACGTGATGGTGCGCATCCAGACTCCTCCAGGCATCCGCAGAGAAATCGACGACCCGAAAGTGGAGGACAGCAAGAAGTACTTCGATCAAGTGTTCAAGACCATGCTGGAAAGCCTCTTCCCCACCGTTAAGGGCGTCGTGGTCGAGATATCGGATCCGGATAAGCTGGGTCAGATGGGGGAAGTCGTCGTAAAGGGCAAAGCGTCGAAGGTCGGCACACGGATCGGCGACATGCTCCTTCTCGACGTGTTGACCGAGGAGGCCGAGGATACGGAGATAGACATGGAAGACTATGTCGGCAAGAATGGCAAACGCGATCATCCTTTCGTGTTCGTTGCCGACGACCCCGAGGAAGACGAGATCGAGGTGCGAGTGCCTCCGGGCTGGGAAGTGGTCGAGTGCCTAAAGCCTCTCGAGTTGACTCGACCCGGAATGCGCTGGACGCGCACCGTTACCAGGGATGGCGAGTGGATCCGAATCAAGTCGCGTACCGAGTACTTTGAAGCGAGGCTCCCGGCATCCGACCTAGACAAGGTGCTGGAAGCGGAAGAAGCTTGGCGGAAAGCCTCCGAAGGCAAGGTTGTACTGCGTGTGCCAGCCGGCAAATAA